From Schaalia sp. ZJ405, one genomic window encodes:
- a CDS encoding TRAP transporter small permease, whose translation MTTAHPPETSTQPAVITEDDLAKLDTQNVLDEPLTATDPVNAVFLKVASWCAGALTIIMLVLVTTSVVMRYVFNSSLDLASEGPSYFLPWLIASGAVIAQAQMAHVGVNFFLEKLKGKAFQRASVAIWVFVAILMFYLTYLGIYMIGPMGQQVTPIMGWPQLGSFSSFIVMTACLGIQAAARAWFFHRDGALHTIEISEEEREQSDKEDDR comes from the coding sequence AAACGTCAACGCAACCAGCGGTTATTACCGAGGACGATCTGGCGAAACTCGATACGCAAAATGTTCTTGACGAACCTCTCACCGCGACCGATCCCGTCAACGCTGTTTTCTTGAAGGTCGCATCGTGGTGTGCCGGTGCGTTGACCATCATCATGCTCGTCCTTGTGACAACTTCCGTGGTCATGCGTTACGTCTTTAACTCATCCCTTGATCTGGCATCCGAGGGGCCAAGCTATTTCCTCCCTTGGCTGATTGCTTCGGGAGCCGTCATTGCCCAGGCACAAATGGCGCACGTTGGAGTGAACTTCTTCCTCGAAAAACTCAAAGGAAAGGCCTTTCAGAGGGCATCCGTTGCCATCTGGGTCTTCGTCGCAATCCTCATGTTCTACCTGACGTATCTGGGCATTTACATGATTGGACCGATGGGGCAGCAGGTGACTCCGATTATGGGATGGCCACAGCTGGGAAGCTTCAGCTCATTCATCGTCATGACCGCGTGCTTGGGAATCCAAGCTGCCGCCCGCGCATGGTTCTTCCACCGCGACGGTGCGCTACACACGATTGAAATCAGTGAAGAAGAACGTGAACAGTCCGATAAGGAGGACGACCGATGA